The Streptomyces sp. WZ-12 genome segment CCGGCGCTGTCCGGCGCCAGGTTGGAACAGGGCAGAGCTCAGGAACTCCCCTTCGCCGACGACAGCTTCGACGCCTGCGCTGCCCACCTGGCGCTGATGCTGATGGGCGAGATCGAGCAGGTCGCAGCCGAGGTTGCCCGGGTGCTGTCGCCCGGCGGGGTCTTGGCGTGCGTGATGGGCGGTGGGGCCGTCGGTGGCGAGGCGTATGCACGGTTCCTCGGGCTGTTGCGGTCCACGGTCACGAATCTGCCTGCCGCGCAGCGCATTCCGGCGTTGGGCGATGGCAGGACGCGCAGCCGCGACGGGCTGGACAGCGTTCTCGGCCCGGCGGGCTTCAGCGCGGTGGACTGGGAGACCATTCACCTGGATCTGAGCGGGCGGGTGGGGCAGGTATGGACGGCGGTCTCCGGCATGTACGACCTCGGTCCCCTCGATCGGGCGACTGTGGAGCGCCTGCGCGAAGCCTTCTTCGCCGAGGTGATGGATATGACGACGCCGGGCGGGCGGGTCCCCTGCGCGGTCGCGATGCACGTAGCGACGGCGCGGCTGCGTTAGGGGGCTCGCCGGCCGGTTGCCTTCCGTGTCGGCAACGGCCAGGGCGGTGCCTGCGGCCACAGCCAGGGCCGGGGCCACGACCACGGCTCGACGGAACCGGAAGGCGCTCCGGGGAGGGGCAACGTTGCGCCGGGACTCTTGACGTCTGCTCGATCAGCGCTGGTGTGCCCCCGATCTCCGTGGTCAACATCCGTCGTTGCAGCAGATATTGATGCTACGTCAAATGACCAATACGGACGTCGTGATAGGCCGTGGCGGCTCGGCTACGCTCCCGCGAGTGACAACAGAATCAACGAACCCGACGAACTCGAAGAATCCGATGAACCCGACGAATCCGACGAACGAAGCGGCCATTCGAGACTGGAACAGCATTCCCCGTGAGGCGTTGGAGGCGATGGAACCTTACGGCGACTTCGCCAAACGCCATCTGATCAACCCGGTGCTGCTGCGCATGCTCGGCGAGGTGAGTGGACGCCGCGTCCTGGACGCGGGGTGCGGACACGGCTACTTCAGCCGCATGCTCGCCTCCCGCGGAGCCCGCGTCACCGGCGTCGAACCCACCGACCGGATGTTCGGCTACGCGGCGGAAAAGGAGCGCACCCGCCGCCAGGGCATCGAGTACGTGCAGGCCGACCTGACCCAACTG includes the following:
- a CDS encoding class I SAM-dependent methyltransferase, yielding MATTASQEAFLQAFHAEHPSVTAEVFGRGRALDGRSSYEILCDRVAGSRRVLDLGCGDGLLLECLAREDDRQLAGVDLSAESLALARRRPALSGARLEQGRAQELPFADDSFDACAAHLALMLMGEIEQVAAEVARVLSPGGVLACVMGGGAVGGEAYARFLGLLRSTVTNLPAAQRIPALGDGRTRSRDGLDSVLGPAGFSAVDWETIHLDLSGRVGQVWTAVSGMYDLGPLDRATVERLREAFFAEVMDMTTPGGRVPCAVAMHVATARLR
- a CDS encoding class I SAM-dependent methyltransferase, whose translation is MTNTDVVIGRGGSATLPRVTTESTNPTNSKNPMNPTNPTNEAAIRDWNSIPREALEAMEPYGDFAKRHLINPVLLRMLGEVSGRRVLDAGCGHGYFSRMLASRGARVTGVEPTDRMFGYAAEKERTRRQGIEYVQADLTQLPDLGGPFDSVVCSMVLAAIPDWMPAMRACVEALRPGGLFVFSVNHPAFEQLLSTWREHGDYRVHRYLEEYPIPQTHASDFHRPLSAYLNELAALGCRLREVAEPGLDPQAAHEAQATTPGIESYVHLPNFLIVAAERM